One genomic region from Xylocopa sonorina isolate GNS202 chromosome 8, iyXylSono1_principal, whole genome shotgun sequence encodes:
- the Gart gene encoding trifunctional purine biosynthetic protein adenosine-3 Gart, translating to MQNIVLIVGGGGREHAIAWKLSQSPYVSKIYVAPGNSGISSVDKVTLVKLNVKDNEEVAKWSRDNKVNLVVIGPEEYLANGLADALKNVGINCFGPQKAASKIEADKYWAKQFMDRYQIPTAKWKGFVNAEEAKRFVMNATFPALVIKASGLAAGKGVIVAKDKQEACEAIDDILTHEKFGSAGKSIVVEELLEGEEVSVLAFTDGKIIIPMAPAQDHKRIFNGDTGLNTGGMGAYCPCPLLNKSHYEAVKSEVLQKTIDGLRQEQIPFVGVLYAGLMLTKDGPKVLEFNCRFGDPETQVILPLLKSDLFNVMMACCEDSLNESEIIWEENLFAVGVILASRGYPMSSSKGQIITGVNDILRKKNHFVFHSGTSISPEGELLTNGGRVLIAVSLAPSLALAAARATHAAQSISFDGKQFRTDIAHKGIARSILQHGQLTYKSSGVDIEAGDSLVSAIKPVINLTKRLGTMGSIGSFGGLFDVKAIGYKDPILVAGTDGVGTKLKIAFKCNMHDTVGIDLVAMCVNDVLAHGAEPLFFLDYFACGKLNVNVASDVISGVSEGCKRAGCSLIGGETAEMPDMYSNGEYDLAGFAVGAVERNNLLPRVNSIEPGDIVIGLPSSGMHSNGFSLVRKILKLADKKYSDIAPFSENSRTIGEELLEPTKIYVKGVIPALRTNLVKAFAHITGGGLTENIPRVLTNNMGVELDATMWNIQPIFGWLAAVGGVSKEEMLKTFNCGIGAILICSKKDKDEILTKLRTETPQIIGHVTNCGNNQVRVNVKNFEEVLDIKMKQYIPHIVTKLSKPLKRVGVLISGSGTNLQSLIDATQDPSQHIGAEIVVVISNKPNVEGLKRAERAGIKTVVIKHVDYPSREAFDSALNIELDATGVEIVCLAGFMRILSESFVNRWHGALINVHPSLLPSFKGAHAHKDVLAAGVRLSGCTVHFVEVDIDAGAIIEQAAVPVLPQDTVETLQERVKTAEHRIFPLALKHLATGRIQLKEDNFIRWNY from the exons GTAAGCAAAATTTACGTGGCTCCTGGAAACAGTGGAATTTCATCAGTTGATAAAGTTACATTGGTTAAATTAAATGTTAAGGATaatgag GAAGTAGCAAAATGGAGCAGAGATAACAAAGTAAATTTAGTAGTTATTGGTCCAGAGGAATATTTAGCAAATGGATTAGCGGATGCATTGAAAAATGTAGGAATTAACTGTTTTGGTCCACAAAAAGCAGCATCAAAAATTGAAGCTGATAAGTATTGGGCAAAACAGTTTATGGATAGATATCAAATTCCTACTGCAAAATGGAAAGGATTTGTAAATGCAGAAGAAGCAAAAAGATTTGTTATGAA TGCAACGTTTCCAGCACTTGTGATAAAAGCTTCTGGTTTAGCTGCTGGAAAAGGagttatagtagcaaaagataAACAAGAAGCATGTGAAGCTATAGATGATATTTTAACACATGAAAAATTTGGATCTGCTGGAAAGTCAATAGTTGTAGAAGAATTATTAGAAGGAGAAGAAGTTTCTGTTCTTGCATTCACTGATG GAAAAATTATTATTCCCATGGCACCTGCCCAAGATCATAAAAGAATATTTAATGGAGATACAGGACTAAATACTGGTGGCATGGGTGCTTACTGTCCATGTCCATTATTAAATAAAAGTCATTATGAAGCAGTGAAATCAGAAGTCCTGCAAAAGACCATTGATGGACTTAGGCAAGAACAAATTCCATTTGTTG GTGTACTATATGCTGGATTGATGTTAACTAAAGATGGACCAAAGGTTCTAGAATTTAATTGTAGATTTGGGGATCCTGAAACGCAAGTGATATTACCGTTATTGAAATCGGATTTATTTAATGTTATGATG GCTTGTTGTGAGGATTCTTTAAATGAATCTGAAATTATATGGGAGGAAAATTTGTTCGCTGTCGGTGTTATTTTGGCATCTCGAGGGTACCCAATGTCGTCATCAAAAGGGCAAATTATAACGGGCGTAAACGATATCTTACGTAAAAAAAATCACTTTGTCTTTCATAGTGGAACAAGTATTTCTCCTGAGGGAGAGTTATTAACTAATG gaGGGAGAGTCCTAATTGCAGTAAGTTTAGCTCCCTCATTGGCTTTAGCTGCTGCTAGAGCAACACATGCTGCTCAAAGTATATCTTTTGATGGAAAACAGTTCAGAACAGATATAGCACATAAAGGAATAGCAAG GTCTATACTGCAACATGGACAATTAACATATAAAAGCAGTGGTGTAGATATTGAAGCTGGAGATTCACTAGTTTCAGCTATTAAACCAGTGATTAATTTAACTAAACGTTTAGGTACAATGGGTTCCATTGGAAGTTTTGGTGGTTTATTTGATGTAAAAGCGATTGGTTATAAGGATCCAATCCTAGTAGCTGGAACAGATGGTGTTGGGACCAAATTAAAG ATAGCATTCAAATGCAACATGCACGATACAGTGGGTATAGATTTAGTGGCTATGTGTGTAAACGATGTTCTTGCACATGGTGCTGAACCGTTGTTTTTCTTGGATTATTTTGCATGCGGTAAATTAAATGTTAATGTAGCTAGCGACGTTATAAGTGGAGTAAGTGAGGGATGTAAAAGAGCTGGATGTTCATTA ATTGGTGGAGAAACAGCAGAGATGCCTGATATGTATTCTAATGGAGAATACGATTTAGCAGGTTTCGCGGTAGGTGCAGTTGAAAGAAATAATTTACTTCCACGCGTAAATAGCATTGAACCAGGTGACATCGTAATTGGCCTACCATCAAGTGGCATGCACAGTAATGGGTTTAGTCTTGTTCGAAAAATATTAAAGTTAGCAGATAAAAAATATTCAGATATTGCACCTTTTTCAGAAAATAGTCGGACAATCG GTGAAGAATTGTTGGAACCAACAAAAATTTATGTGAAAGGAGTAATTCCTGCTTTACGAACGAATTTAGTGAAGGCATTTGCACATATTACTGGAGGTGGCCTTACAGAAAATATACCAAGAGTATTAACAAACAACATGGGAGTAGAATTGGATGCAACAATGTGGAACATTCAACCAATTTTTGGTTGGTTGGCAGCTGTAG GTGGAGTTAGTAAAGAAGAAATGTTAAAAACTTTTAATTGCGGTATTGGTGCTATTCTAATCTGTTCAAAAAAAGATAAAGATGAAATTTTGACTAAATTACGAACAGAAACTCCACAAATCATTGGACATGTAACTAATTGTGGAA ATAATCAAGTCAGAGTGAATGTTAAGAACTTTGAAGAAGTGTTAGATATAAAAATGAAGCAGTATATACCGCATATTGTTACAAAATTAAGCAAACCTTTAAAAAGAGTAGGAGTTTTAATATCTGGTAGTGGGACAAATTTGCAATCATTAATCGATGCAACTCAAGATCCATCGCAGCATATTGGTGCGGAAATTGTTGTAGTAATATCTAACAAACCAAATGTTGAAGGACTTAAACGAGCTGAAAGAGCTGGTATTAAGACAGTG GTTATTAAACATGTTGATTATCCGAGCCGAGAAGCTTTTGATTCAGCATTAAACATCGAACTCGATGCAACGGGGGTTGAAATAGTTTGTCTTGCTGGTTTTATGCGTATTTTATCAGAAAGTTTTGTAAATCGATGGCATGGAGCTTTAATAAACGTTCACCCTTCGTTATTACCGTCCTTCAAAGGTGCACACGCGCATAAAGATGTTTTAGCAGCCGGAGTACGCCTCTCAGGGTGTACCGTGCATTTTGTAGAA GTAGATATAGATGCTGGAGCAATTATCGAACAAGCAGCAGTACCTGTATTACCACAGGACACTGTAGAAACTCTTCAAGAACGAGTGAAAACAGCCGAGCATCGTATTTTTCCTCTGGCTTTAAAACACTTAGCTACCGGAAGGATACAATTAAAAGAAGATAATTTCATTAGGTGGAATTATTAA